A single window of Montipora capricornis isolate CH-2021 chromosome 14, ASM3666992v2, whole genome shotgun sequence DNA harbors:
- the LOC138031919 gene encoding bifunctional 3'-5' exonuclease/ATP-dependent helicase WRN-like, translating to MSSFSLNTFFNAVNYALIVSNYQDFFLRVKQYKVLEAVLSGRDVIAILPTGYGKSVIFHLLPYLFDYISKLKQSHQNSIILVVTPLNALVDDQLKILTHRGISSTVLKSKKQVSDADEDQECQDSDTVDNENSHGLTNDSETLGNLKEGKCRIIFSHPEAFISCKEGRMLLLSKVYQERVMACVIDEAHLVEEWGFDFRADFANLSQLASIFPAIPILALTATAPKKNCDSLTKALNLEKPCIVKADLDRPNIFLHKEKRKAASSGVDSYDSILYPIAKDLMTKLADYPLTLIYLPLKWCGYAFKLFLDILGDASYFPINAEKIPENCLFGQFHAPQTEQMKQQMLKQLTCKSSNSTIRVVFATIAIGIGVNIPSIRQVIHIGAPRTLESYYQEIGRGGRDGKSTKAFLYYNGQDIAANKPGMTGEMRNFCLDESECLRKRLLTYLGSCETKSRTDVHSCCSNCLRECQCVACSESTSTALTELTKQQLSVEVIASQPIRTVSDEQRRKIASILKQYRIHLGTTRQRFGSIDLATGFTHSLINSVVKNCEYINSVDHVLLAFNIWDVSHAHTIVQVIHNVCSQ from the coding sequence ATGTCTTCTTTTAGCTTGAACACGTTTTTCAATGCTGTAAACTATGCTCTTATAGTTTCAAATTATCAAGACTTTTTTCTCCGTGTGAAGCAGTACAAAGTTTTGGAAGCTGTTCTTTCAGGAAGAGACGTCATAGCAATCCTTCCTACTGGTTATGGAAAATCAGTAATTTTCCATTTGTTGCCTTACCTATTTGATTACATTTCTAAGCTTAAGCAAAGCCACCAAAATAGCATTATTCTAGTCGTTACGCCACTAAATGCTTTAGTGGATGATCAGCTCAAGATCCTCACACATCGTGGAATCTCATCCACCGTGCTGAAGTCCAAAAAACAGGTTAGTGATGCTGATGAAGATCAGGAATGTCAGGATAGTGACACTGTTGACAATGAAAACTCACATGGGCTTACCAATGATTCTGAAACCTTAGGAAActtaaaagaaggaaaatgcAGGATCATATTTTCACATCCTGAGGCTTTTATTTCTTGCAAGGAAGGGCGAATGCTTCTTTTGTCAAAAGTCTACCAAGAACGTGTCATGGCGTGTGTTATTGATGAAGCACATCTTGTAGAGGAATGGGGTTTTGACTTCAGGGCTGACTTTGCTAATCTGTCCCAACTTGCGTCGATCTTCCCCGCTATTCCAATATTAGCACTAACTGCAACAGCACCTAAGAAAAATTGTGACTCGTTGACAAAAGCCCTTAATTTGGAAAAGCCTTGCATTGTAAAGGCCGATCTGGACAGGCCAAATATATTTCTTCataaagagaaaaggaaagctGCATCATCAGGGGTCGACAGCTATGATTCCATTTTATATCCTATTGCAAAAGATCTAATGACAAAACTCGCTGACTATCCGCTTACTCTTATCTATCTACCCTTAAAGTGGTGCGGATATGCTTTTAAATTGTTTCTAGATATACTTGGTGATGCAAGCTACTTTCCCATAAATGCTGAGAAAATACCAGAAAACTGTCTTTTTGGCCAGTTTCATGCCCCCCAAACTGAGCAAATGAAACAGCAGATGCTGAAGCAGTTAACATGCAAATCTAGTAACAGTACAATTCGGGTTGTTTTTGCCACGATTGCTATTGGCATTGGGGTAAATATCCCTAGCATTAGACAGGTTATTCACATTGGTGCACCAAGAACATTGGAATCATATTACCAAGAAATTGGCCGAGGAGGTAGAGACGGAAAATCAACCAAGGCTTTTTTATACTACAATGGCCAGGACATTGCTGCAAACAAGCCAGGTATGACAGGTGAAATGAGGAATTTCTGTTTGGACGAAAGTGAATGTTTAAGGAAGAGGCTGTTGACATACCTTGGATCATGTGAAACAAAAAGCAGAACTGATGTCCATTCATGTTGCAGTAACTGCTTGAGAGAATGTCAATGTGTAGCATGTTCTGAATCAACGAGTACAGCATTGACAGAATTAACTAAACAGCAATTATCAGTAGAGGTTATTGCAAGTCAACCTATTCGCACTGTTTCGGATGAACAACGCCGCAAGATTGCCAGCATACTGAAGCAGTATCGGATTCACCTGGGAACAACTCGTCAAAGATTTGGTAGCATCGATTTAGCCACTGGGTTCACCCACAGTCTCATAAACTCTGTTGTTAAGAATTGTGAATATATCAATTCTGTGGATCATGTGTTGTTGGCTTTTAACATTTGGGATGTTTCACATGCTCACACTATCGTTCAAGTAATCCATAATGTGTGTAGTCAATAA